Proteins found in one Terribacillus sp. DMT04 genomic segment:
- a CDS encoding DeoR/GlpR family DNA-binding transcription regulator, producing MLVAERQRKIVDVVNERASVRVSELSTLFHVTEETIRRDLEKLEKEQLLHRSHGGAVRIEEGASEIAHEAREVMHMDAKQAIAKAAVAEIQTGERIILDASTTAWYMAKELPNMPLTIITNSIKVAIACSTKDQIRVISLGGQLLAKSLSFVGPLAERSLTTYYVDKTFLSCKSVHVEHGLSDSNEQQAIIKKQMIDIAGQTILLADSSKFGKRAFATITELNRIQKVYTDTSIDGDTKTYLEKQNIEFQAVN from the coding sequence ATGTTAGTTGCAGAAAGACAAAGGAAGATTGTGGATGTTGTAAATGAACGGGCCAGTGTTCGAGTGTCCGAGCTGAGTACGCTCTTTCATGTGACCGAAGAAACGATCCGGCGCGACTTGGAGAAGCTGGAGAAGGAACAGCTGCTTCATCGTAGTCACGGCGGAGCTGTTCGGATCGAAGAAGGTGCATCCGAGATTGCGCACGAAGCGCGGGAAGTCATGCACATGGATGCGAAACAGGCAATTGCGAAGGCTGCTGTTGCGGAAATCCAAACAGGCGAACGTATTATTCTTGATGCCAGTACGACAGCGTGGTACATGGCCAAGGAATTGCCAAACATGCCGCTAACGATTATCACCAATAGTATTAAGGTTGCGATTGCCTGCAGTACAAAGGACCAAATTCGTGTTATCTCACTTGGCGGTCAGCTGCTAGCGAAATCGTTATCATTCGTCGGTCCGCTAGCCGAAAGATCACTGACAACGTATTACGTTGATAAAACCTTCCTTTCTTGTAAAAGCGTGCATGTGGAGCATGGTTTGAGTGACTCCAATGAACAACAAGCGATTATCAAGAAACAAATGATCGACATAGCCGGTCAAACTATTTTGCTTGCTGATTCTAGTAAATTCGGTAAGCGTGCGTTCGCAACCATCACCGAGCTAAATCGAATACAGAAGGTATACACCGATACAAGCATAGATGGTGATACAAAAACGTATTTGGAAAAACAAAATATAGAGTTCCAAGCAGTGAACTAA
- a CDS encoding bifunctional aldolase/short-chain dehydrogenase, with protein sequence MVQNKWDDKKADLQEGLGELVYRSNLIGSDRSVCNWGGGNTSMKTTVEDFRGRPVEVMYVKGSGSDLATMGAHNFTGLRMEDIRPLIERDEMPDEEMVAYLTNCMIDASHPRASIETLLHAFLPFKHVDHTHPDSIISICCADNGQAIAKEIFGDRYVWVPYIRPGFTLSKMIAEAVAANPQAELVLMEKHGLVVWGDTAKESYDRTIAVISKAEAYIKEKQSTSAPFGGEKVASLDKDARHTLITKVMPIIRGAVSEEKKMILSFDDRDDILEFVNSEQAEQLSQVGAACPDHLVHTKRTPLYVPFDPASDSAEDLQRMVQAGIQAFAEDYKDYFQRNASEGDVMFEPVPRVVLIPGVGMITTGKDKKAANISSALYHRAVAVMKGATALGAFVSLSESESFSVEYWPLELYKLSLAPAEARFSRTVVLVTGGAGGIGSETLRVFLEDGAHAVVTDINIEGAEKVATELNEKYGEGRAVAVKMDVTSEEAIAEAFETAVRQYGGVDHIVNNAGLATSSPFDETTLKEWQLNMDVLGTGYFLVAREAFRLMKQQGIGGSMVFVGSKNSVYAGKNAAAYSSVKAMEMHLARCIAAEGGSYGIRVNGVLPDAVLQGSAIWGSKWREERAAAYNIEPDELEEHYRKRTTLGVNIYPRDIAESIAFFASDAALKTTGCMITVDGGVPAAFTR encoded by the coding sequence TTGGTACAAAACAAGTGGGATGACAAAAAAGCGGATTTGCAAGAAGGTTTGGGAGAACTTGTGTATCGTTCTAATTTAATTGGAAGCGATCGCTCGGTTTGTAACTGGGGCGGCGGCAACACCTCCATGAAGACGACAGTAGAAGATTTCCGTGGACGGCCTGTAGAAGTTATGTATGTAAAAGGCAGCGGTTCTGATTTGGCAACGATGGGAGCGCATAATTTTACGGGTCTTCGAATGGAAGATATACGTCCGTTAATCGAAAGAGATGAAATGCCAGACGAAGAAATGGTTGCATACCTGACAAACTGTATGATTGATGCGAGTCATCCTCGTGCCTCCATTGAAACGCTGCTGCACGCTTTTCTTCCTTTTAAACATGTTGATCATACGCATCCCGATAGCATTATCAGCATTTGCTGTGCAGATAACGGGCAAGCCATTGCCAAAGAAATATTCGGAGACCGCTATGTCTGGGTTCCTTATATCCGTCCTGGTTTCACGCTATCTAAAATGATTGCAGAAGCAGTCGCAGCGAATCCGCAAGCCGAGTTAGTTCTAATGGAGAAACACGGCTTAGTCGTATGGGGTGACACTGCTAAGGAAAGTTATGATCGAACAATTGCTGTGATTAGTAAAGCAGAAGCATATATTAAAGAAAAACAATCTACTTCCGCACCATTCGGCGGCGAGAAAGTTGCTAGTCTGGATAAAGATGCTCGTCACACATTAATTACGAAGGTTATGCCAATCATCAGAGGGGCTGTTAGTGAAGAGAAAAAAATGATTTTAAGCTTTGATGATAGGGACGATATTTTGGAATTTGTAAACAGTGAGCAAGCAGAGCAGCTGAGTCAGGTAGGTGCTGCATGTCCGGATCATCTTGTACATACGAAGCGCACGCCATTATACGTGCCATTTGATCCAGCTTCTGATAGTGCAGAGGATTTGCAGCGTATGGTCCAAGCTGGCATCCAAGCTTTTGCAGAAGATTACAAGGATTATTTCCAGCGCAACGCATCTGAAGGTGATGTTATGTTCGAACCAGTACCAAGAGTCGTCCTTATTCCTGGCGTCGGAATGATTACTACTGGTAAGGACAAAAAGGCGGCAAATATCAGCTCTGCTTTGTACCATCGTGCTGTTGCGGTGATGAAAGGAGCTACTGCACTAGGGGCGTTTGTATCTCTATCTGAATCGGAGTCATTCTCCGTAGAATATTGGCCGCTAGAGTTGTATAAGCTGTCTTTGGCTCCGGCTGAAGCTAGATTCAGCCGTACTGTCGTTCTTGTTACTGGCGGGGCAGGCGGCATTGGAAGCGAGACGCTGCGTGTATTCTTGGAAGACGGTGCTCATGCTGTCGTGACCGATATCAATATCGAAGGCGCAGAAAAAGTTGCGACTGAGCTGAACGAGAAGTATGGCGAAGGCCGCGCTGTTGCAGTCAAAATGGATGTAACCTCAGAAGAAGCAATTGCTGAAGCGTTTGAGACTGCTGTTAGACAGTATGGCGGCGTTGATCATATTGTAAACAACGCAGGTTTGGCAACTAGCAGTCCGTTTGATGAAACAACATTGAAAGAATGGCAGCTTAATATGGATGTGTTGGGTACAGGTTATTTCCTCGTTGCCCGTGAAGCATTCCGATTAATGAAACAGCAGGGAATTGGCGGAAGCATGGTGTTTGTTGGTTCGAAAAACTCAGTTTATGCCGGTAAAAATGCAGCTGCATACAGCTCAGTGAAAGCAATGGAAATGCACTTGGCCAGATGCATTGCTGCTGAAGGTGGCAGTTATGGTATCCGTGTGAACGGCGTCTTGCCTGATGCGGTGCTGCAAGGTTCCGCAATTTGGGGCTCAAAATGGCGGGAAGAACGCGCGGCAGCTTACAACATTGAACCAGATGAGCTGGAAGAGCATTATCGAAAACGAACAACATTGGGTGTAAACATTTATCCAAGAGATATTGCCGAATCAATTGCTTTCTTTGCCTCAGATGCTGCTCTTAAAACAACAGGCTGCATGATCACAGTAGACGGCGGCGTACCGGCTGCCTTTACAAGATAA
- a CDS encoding DMT family transporter, whose protein sequence is MIAALLGVLIGSGLSFQTAVNAQLRKFVISPYLASMISFTIGAVFLFVTTLVSGAPLGISWELISNQPIWIWLGGMLGVIFLTVNILLFPKLGSVQTAIMPILGQIIMGMLIDNFGWFSSMKVPFDVNRVFGIALLLVGVFLAIAIQEVRSRKEVKNNRNLMQWVWRLIGVISGMLASTQVAINGQLGVVLDSSVQAAFISFFVGAVTLIIVVAVKERSFAGVKTPIKQKAPWMVWIGGLIGAVYVLVNVYLVGQIGTGQTVILVLFGQIAGSLFIQRFGLINSPKMRIDWIQIVGLVLILSGVILIKLF, encoded by the coding sequence ATGATTGCTGCGTTATTAGGTGTATTAATTGGTTCAGGTTTGTCATTTCAAACAGCTGTAAATGCACAGCTGCGTAAGTTTGTTATTAGCCCATATTTAGCTTCGATGATTTCTTTTACAATAGGGGCAGTTTTCTTATTTGTTACTACATTGGTTTCTGGTGCACCGCTCGGAATTTCATGGGAGCTTATTTCTAATCAGCCAATCTGGATTTGGCTTGGCGGAATGCTTGGTGTTATTTTTCTTACGGTTAACATTTTGTTGTTTCCGAAGCTGGGTAGTGTTCAAACAGCGATTATGCCGATACTCGGGCAAATCATTATGGGGATGCTCATCGATAACTTTGGATGGTTTTCTTCCATGAAAGTTCCGTTTGATGTTAATCGCGTCTTCGGAATTGCTTTATTATTAGTTGGCGTATTCCTGGCAATTGCCATTCAGGAAGTAAGATCACGCAAAGAAGTTAAGAACAACCGTAATCTTATGCAATGGGTATGGCGACTTATTGGTGTAATTTCAGGTATGCTGGCGTCAACACAAGTAGCAATTAACGGCCAGCTTGGAGTAGTGTTAGATTCATCTGTTCAAGCAGCGTTTATATCGTTCTTTGTGGGAGCAGTAACGCTGATTATAGTAGTTGCTGTGAAAGAGCGCTCTTTTGCAGGAGTAAAAACGCCTATTAAACAGAAAGCACCTTGGATGGTATGGATTGGCGGACTAATAGGTGCGGTATATGTCTTAGTAAACGTTTATTTAGTCGGACAGATAGGAACCGGCCAAACGGTTATCTTAGTTTTATTCGGTCAGATAGCCGGAAGCTTGTTTATTCAGCGTTTTGGTTTGATCAACTCACCGAAAATGCGAATTGATTGGATACAGATTGTCGGGTTGGTGCTGATTTTAAGTGGAGTAATCTTAATCAAATTGTTTTAA
- the rhaM gene encoding L-rhamnose mutarotase, translated as MIRKASVMYVYRDKFEEYKKRHDQLWPEMEQVLKEHGVSNYGIFLHEPTAMLFAYLEAESEELHAQIAETEVCQRWWVYMQDIMQTNPDHSPVSESLKEVFHLA; from the coding sequence ATGATTCGAAAAGCTAGTGTTATGTACGTGTATCGCGATAAATTCGAGGAGTACAAGAAGCGTCACGATCAGCTTTGGCCGGAGATGGAGCAAGTGCTAAAGGAACATGGTGTGAGCAATTATGGTATCTTCCTGCACGAACCTACGGCAATGTTATTTGCTTACTTAGAAGCTGAATCAGAGGAATTACACGCGCAAATTGCTGAAACAGAAGTATGTCAGCGCTGGTGGGTGTATATGCAGGATATCATGCAGACGAATCCGGATCATAGTCCAGTTAGCGAATCGTTAAAAGAAGTATTTCATTTAGCTTAA
- the rhaA gene encoding L-rhamnose isomerase encodes MTVIKAYEMAKSMYETLGVDVEAALEKLKTVPLSIHCWQGDDIGGFEVQQNELSGGIDVTGNYPGKATTPEELRSDLEMALRLIPGKHRINLHAIYAETDGQHVERNEIKPEHFRNWVEWAKQHDLGLDFNPTIFSHLKAADGLTLAHPDEEIRQFWIEHCIAARRIGEYFGKELGTPSLTNIWIPDGYKDVPSDRLTPRKRLKNSLDQVFAVEIDEKYNIDALESKLFGIGSESYVVGSHEFYMGYALTRGKYLLMDTGHYHPTEMVSNKISGMQVFTDKIALHVSRPVRWDSDHVVTFDDELKEIANELVRNDALDTIRIGFDFFDASINRVAAWVIGTRNMQKALLYALLTPHAELKDYQEKGQFTERLMLMEELKSYPFGAIWDYFCQEMQVPRGTAWLQHVQEYERSELARR; translated from the coding sequence ATGACAGTAATAAAAGCGTATGAAATGGCGAAATCGATGTACGAGACACTTGGAGTAGACGTAGAAGCAGCACTGGAAAAATTGAAAACGGTACCACTTAGTATTCACTGCTGGCAAGGTGATGATATCGGCGGGTTTGAAGTGCAGCAGAACGAACTATCAGGCGGCATTGATGTGACTGGTAATTATCCTGGAAAAGCAACAACACCAGAAGAGCTGCGTTCCGACTTGGAAATGGCGCTGCGTTTGATTCCGGGGAAACATCGAATTAATTTGCATGCTATTTATGCCGAAACGGATGGTCAGCATGTTGAACGTAATGAAATAAAGCCCGAGCATTTCCGTAATTGGGTTGAATGGGCGAAACAGCATGACCTTGGACTTGACTTTAATCCTACTATTTTTTCCCATTTAAAAGCAGCTGATGGACTGACACTTGCACATCCAGATGAGGAAATTCGCCAATTCTGGATTGAACATTGCATTGCCGCACGCAGAATTGGAGAGTACTTCGGTAAGGAACTTGGCACACCAAGTCTGACAAATATTTGGATTCCGGATGGTTATAAGGACGTTCCGAGTGACCGATTAACGCCGCGAAAAAGGCTGAAGAATTCGCTTGATCAAGTATTCGCAGTAGAAATTGATGAAAAGTACAACATAGATGCTTTGGAAAGCAAACTTTTTGGAATTGGTTCCGAGTCTTATGTAGTGGGCTCACATGAATTTTACATGGGTTACGCTTTGACACGCGGCAAATATCTGCTCATGGACACAGGTCATTATCACCCGACAGAAATGGTGTCGAATAAAATTAGCGGCATGCAAGTTTTTACAGACAAAATTGCACTGCACGTATCCCGCCCCGTACGCTGGGATAGTGATCATGTTGTCACGTTTGATGACGAGCTAAAAGAAATTGCAAACGAGCTTGTCCGCAATGATGCATTAGATACAATCCGAATTGGTTTTGATTTCTTTGATGCCAGTATCAACCGAGTGGCGGCTTGGGTAATCGGTACCCGCAATATGCAGAAAGCGTTGCTTTATGCATTATTAACACCGCACGCGGAGCTGAAAGACTATCAAGAAAAAGGCCAGTTTACAGAAAGATTGATGTTAATGGAAGAATTGAAGAGTTATCCATTTGGTGCCATCTGGGATTATTTCTGCCAGGAGATGCAAGTTCCGCGCGGCACGGCTTGGCTGCAGCATGTTCAAGAGTACGAAAGAAGCGAATTGGCACGCCGGTAA
- a CDS encoding MFS transporter encodes MSEKQGSLKATITVAMSNYLEAGSIVAGAGGLTLWMEYLNLNDAKLGLLGALSANGFGSAIGAFLGGILVDKFGRKFIYKYDLLVYMLGILLITFSFSFPMLLVGYVVTGIAVGAAIPAAWTYIAEEAPKGERAARVGWGQLAWSIGPAITLFLSVMLAPLGLLGSRIIFAQLFVVALITWILQQQIGESKIWTEEKEKEKSRKVVGSQDVSWKQLFTIKANLKALMLLVGIYVFWNLVAGVMGYFMPYIYETVGGLSASQANLLQGFLWTLTVAGTYFVFIKLGDRVNRKLLYGIGAAMGIAAWLVLTFGGMGMFELFTFVVLWGIAAGFGAQAFYGLWAGELFHTRYRAKAQGFIFALARVAVGLISLVVPLMISSFGFQAAGMVMIGFLLIAAVIGLIMAPETRGKSLEQIQEERYGSIPENRKQAKN; translated from the coding sequence ATGTCGGAAAAGCAGGGGAGTTTAAAGGCTACTATCACAGTAGCGATGTCTAACTATCTGGAAGCGGGTTCGATCGTAGCAGGTGCTGGTGGTTTGACTTTGTGGATGGAGTATTTGAATTTGAATGATGCAAAGCTAGGTTTGCTTGGTGCATTGAGTGCCAATGGTTTTGGTTCAGCAATCGGTGCATTTCTGGGCGGTATTTTAGTGGACAAGTTTGGGAGGAAATTTATTTATAAATATGATTTGCTCGTGTACATGCTTGGTATACTGCTCATCACATTTTCATTCAGTTTCCCAATGCTTCTAGTAGGTTATGTTGTTACCGGAATTGCTGTCGGGGCAGCTATCCCAGCGGCATGGACTTATATTGCGGAAGAAGCACCAAAAGGCGAGAGAGCCGCTCGCGTTGGCTGGGGGCAATTAGCTTGGTCAATTGGACCGGCAATTACTTTATTTTTATCCGTAATGCTAGCGCCATTAGGTCTGCTTGGCAGTCGAATTATTTTTGCGCAGCTCTTTGTTGTTGCTTTAATTACTTGGATTTTGCAGCAGCAAATAGGCGAATCAAAAATTTGGACTGAAGAAAAAGAGAAAGAAAAAAGCCGTAAAGTTGTTGGATCACAAGATGTATCTTGGAAGCAATTATTTACCATAAAAGCAAATCTCAAGGCGCTTATGCTGCTTGTTGGTATCTATGTTTTCTGGAACCTTGTAGCAGGTGTAATGGGTTATTTTATGCCGTATATTTACGAAACAGTGGGTGGTTTATCTGCCTCGCAGGCGAACTTACTACAAGGGTTCCTATGGACACTAACAGTTGCCGGAACTTACTTCGTCTTCATAAAGCTTGGTGACCGTGTAAATCGGAAACTGTTATACGGAATAGGTGCAGCTATGGGGATTGCAGCCTGGCTGGTACTTACTTTTGGTGGTATGGGAATGTTCGAGTTATTTACATTCGTCGTTTTATGGGGTATTGCTGCCGGATTTGGCGCACAGGCATTTTATGGCTTATGGGCTGGTGAACTGTTTCATACACGTTACCGGGCCAAAGCGCAAGGATTCATATTTGCTCTAGCGAGAGTGGCAGTTGGTTTGATATCGCTAGTTGTTCCGCTAATGATTAGTTCGTTTGGTTTCCAGGCAGCGGGTATGGTCATGATTGGTTTCTTGCTGATCGCAGCAGTCATAGGATTGATCATGGCACCAGAGACAAGAGGAAAGTCATTAGAACAAATTCAAGAAGAACGATACGGAAGTATACCGGAGAACAGAAAACAAGCAAAAAATTAA
- a CDS encoding DUF1349 domain-containing protein, with amino-acid sequence MTNQVLLEEQFRNEKLNHVLQWRFEPHHWFIDKQTSQLILKTDSKTDFWQKTHYGFENDNGHFLYMNTDKNFRMITKVKALPNSKYDHAGLMIRYSKDVWVKTSLEYITSNISKLGAVVTNQGYSDWSTQYVKDKDIELYFQISRIAQNCYIDFSWDGEEWMQMRIAHLDIPDDASISAGLFACSPQGKDQSVRFDFLTITELSSDPNEAYL; translated from the coding sequence ATGACAAATCAGGTACTTTTAGAAGAACAATTTAGAAATGAAAAATTGAATCATGTACTGCAATGGCGTTTTGAGCCTCATCATTGGTTTATTGATAAGCAGACTTCTCAATTAATTCTAAAAACCGATTCCAAAACTGATTTCTGGCAAAAAACACATTATGGCTTTGAAAATGATAATGGGCATTTTCTGTATATGAATACAGATAAGAATTTTCGAATGATCACTAAGGTGAAAGCATTACCAAATTCAAAGTATGACCATGCTGGATTAATGATTCGTTATTCAAAGGATGTATGGGTTAAAACTTCTTTAGAATATATAACAAGTAATATAAGTAAATTGGGCGCTGTGGTTACAAATCAAGGCTACTCGGATTGGTCCACACAATATGTAAAAGATAAAGATATTGAGTTATACTTCCAGATATCCCGAATTGCTCAGAATTGTTATATTGATTTTTCCTGGGATGGCGAGGAATGGATGCAAATGCGTATCGCTCATTTGGACATTCCTGATGATGCTTCCATTTCAGCCGGATTGTTTGCATGCAGTCCCCAGGGCAAGGACCAATCTGTACGCTTTGATTTTCTAACAATAACTGAACTTTCTTCTGATCCAAATGAAGCTTATTTATAA
- the rhaB gene encoding rhamnulokinase, translating into MHIAVDIGASSGRLVTGELKEGKLVIQEIHRFANGYQKQGEFNCWDIDHLEEQILSGLQKAKRQGITACTLGIDTWAVDYVLIGKDGERLRDVIAYRDSRTDGIMEQVWEAMSKNEIYRKTGIQFQPFNSLYQLASEEKEIISQTDKILLVPDYLNYRLTGKKLMEATNASTMQLLNPLNRTLDEELLNLAGVHTSQFAELVEPGTVIGSIREKLRDAYDLPECKVIAVGSHDTASAIAGVPASGENWAYLSSGTWSLLGTERKQPILDDSSLELNFTNEWGVDQTYRYLKNIIGMWIIQEIRRLYPVDYNYAEIVEEAIKADLKQPPTVHLNDVRFLKPDNMIEELQDYCRGTEQYVPKTIGELSFTVFHNLAVIYSEALIELQELTEEKLQTLHIVGGGAQNQILNQLTADYSGLQVIAGPTEATALGNLIVQMIAAGELASLDAGRQLIESSFPLRTFSPAGAEKGSAVYDSKS; encoded by the coding sequence ATGCATATAGCGGTTGATATCGGTGCATCAAGCGGTCGTCTTGTAACAGGTGAACTGAAAGAAGGGAAGCTTGTTATACAGGAGATTCATCGTTTTGCAAATGGCTATCAGAAACAAGGAGAATTTAACTGCTGGGATATTGACCATTTGGAGGAACAGATTCTTAGCGGTTTGCAAAAGGCCAAACGGCAAGGTATTACTGCTTGTACGTTAGGAATAGATACATGGGCAGTTGATTATGTACTGATCGGGAAGGATGGTGAGCGGTTGCGAGATGTGATCGCTTACCGGGATTCCCGGACAGATGGCATAATGGAACAGGTATGGGAAGCGATGTCGAAGAACGAAATCTATCGTAAAACAGGCATTCAATTCCAGCCTTTCAACAGTCTTTACCAGCTTGCTTCAGAAGAAAAGGAAATTATAAGTCAGACGGACAAGATACTGCTTGTTCCTGATTATTTGAACTACCGACTGACAGGAAAGAAGCTAATGGAAGCAACAAATGCTTCTACCATGCAGCTTCTGAATCCGCTTAATCGGACTCTTGATGAAGAGCTTCTAAATCTGGCAGGTGTTCATACCAGTCAGTTTGCAGAACTGGTTGAACCAGGCACTGTGATTGGCAGCATACGTGAAAAGCTGCGAGATGCCTATGACTTGCCAGAGTGTAAGGTCATTGCAGTAGGTTCACATGATACGGCATCAGCCATTGCCGGTGTGCCTGCAAGCGGTGAGAATTGGGCTTATTTGAGCAGTGGTACATGGTCACTGCTTGGCACAGAGCGCAAGCAGCCGATACTGGATGACAGCAGCCTGGAGTTAAATTTCACGAATGAGTGGGGTGTTGACCAAACATACCGCTATTTAAAAAATATTATTGGTATGTGGATAATCCAGGAGATTAGAAGATTATATCCAGTAGATTATAATTACGCTGAAATAGTGGAAGAGGCGATAAAGGCCGATTTAAAGCAACCGCCGACCGTTCATTTGAATGATGTCCGCTTTCTGAAGCCGGATAATATGATTGAAGAACTGCAGGATTATTGCCGGGGAACAGAACAGTACGTGCCGAAAACGATTGGAGAGCTGAGTTTTACAGTCTTTCATAATTTGGCAGTCATCTACAGCGAAGCATTAATCGAATTGCAAGAGCTTACAGAAGAAAAACTGCAGACACTTCACATAGTAGGCGGCGGAGCACAAAACCAAATCCTGAATCAGCTGACCGCTGACTACAGCGGTTTACAAGTAATAGCAGGACCTACAGAAGCAACCGCGCTTGGTAACCTGATTGTACAGATGATAGCAGCGGGTGAGCTTGCTTCCTTGGATGCCGGAAGACAGCTAATAGAGTCGTCCTTCCCACTGCGAACCTTCTCACCAGCTGGTGCAGAGAAAGGAAGTGCAGTTTATGATTCGAAAAGCTAG